In Oncorhynchus kisutch isolate 150728-3 linkage group LG11, Okis_V2, whole genome shotgun sequence, the genomic stretch TGGGATGGGCCTGAGTATGGGTGGTGGCAGTGGCAGTGCTGCCTTCTCTATAGGACCCACCATGGCATTAGGAGGGCTATGAGCGGGTACATTTCTGGATGCAGCGGGAGCATATCCTGCTGCGGGGCCCGTACTGGCCCCAGTCCTCTTGTGGGCTGCAGAGAAACACACCCTCTCTGGGCTAAACGAGCGCTTCTCAGGCTACATGGCCAAAGTGAGGCAGCTGCAGCAGGAGAATGTAGTGCTGGAGGCTCAGGCTGGCAGATATGACCAACGAGTCCACCggagccaccaccaccacagctgaGAACGAGATCCAGCTGATAGAGAACCGAGGTAAACTGGAGAGACTCACCCTGGACACGGTCAAACTTGAGATGGAGCTGGACTGCATCCGGGGAACCGCCCATGAGATGAAGGCCGAGTAAGTCTCACTGCATGCCTTCTCATTGGGAGAAGTGCATGTatgctcccaaatggcaccatattccctttatagtacactactgttgatcagggcccatagtgaCGCATCCAATGTGATTTATTTTTACATGCTAGCTATTGTCTGCTAAACAAATTGTGACGAGGCGATTAGGATTTCCTGTCATACCTGTCACCTGTCATGCAGGTATGATTTTGAACAAGGTGTGAGGTATCAGCTGGAATCAGATATTGCCACCATGAGGAGGGTACTGCAGAATTTATGCTTATAAATATCAGATTTCATTCAATATAATTTCCTGTTCAGTTAGACAACAAATCGCTTTGACTATAGCTCTCCATCCTGTAGGACATTGACATGGCCCGCAATCTCCGCATTGAACTAGATGCCAAACACTCTAGCCTTAGAGATGAGCTGGACTTTATCACCAAGACTCAGGATGAGGTAATAGCCTAGAATAAAATCACAGAGCACAACACTATGAGTGCGTGCGATgcttgtgtgtagatgtgtgcaTCTCTATATTCATCGTGAGATGGTGAGCAAGGCAAACCTCAGAGAGAACACTGAAGGTCCCTCTGTGAAAAGTAAAGTCATTATATTGTATTCTATTAAACTACATACAACTGTATGAGACTGCAACATATTGTAGGAGTGTTGTCATGTGAACTGTAATGAGTGGTATTGGCTGACAGATGGAAGGTTTTATAGGAGCTGTTCACTATTCAGTCCAAACTGGGCACCTCGTCCACTGACACATCAGTATCTATGATTGAGGGGGACCCGGTCAAGTCCTTTGACATCGCTTCTGCCCTCAACAAGATACGAGTGGAGAATGAGAAATCAGTAGAGCAGCACAAAGAGAAGGAAGATGCCTACTACAAAATTAAGGTACAGCTTACTCAAACTACAAAATGCAAATCGACAGCATTAGGCCTACTAAATGTATATGACATTTTATTCTTGTAATACCATTTAGATTTTCTAAACAATATGAATTATATTTGCTACTTATTTTAAAGCCACTCTTAATTGTTTCCTGTGAATGTACAATACACTCTCTGCCCAATAGGGGTCAGTAGAAATGGCTCGGTGTCTCATGGTGAATGAGATAGGCCTACTTAGAAAATATTTGGGCATGAGgatgctatgtttttggggagcGACACAAAGTATAAATCCCTTAATCTATGTAATGAAATAACTAGCGCATGGTTTAAAGTCTGAAAAGCAGATCACACCGAACAACTAGTTACTGAACAACTAGTTATACTGTTGTCTTTTCACTCAGAAAAGGCCTAGAAGCTACTCAAAGGGCATTACATTTTGGCCTGCAGGAACAAGGGGGAGGAACACTTTGGCTTGATCTGTTGATCTTCTTAGAGCTGAAACTGTCACAGACACCACAAGCTTGTGTCCCCAATATAACActagagggtatagggtgccctttgggatggAAAATGGTGTGGTGACCAGCCAACTGTTACTCTCCTCCTGTTTTGAGTGAAACTCACCAAGCTGCAGAGCAGTTTGCCGTGGGTTAACCCCAAGTTAGTGGTGTCTTTGGTGCAGACAAAAGATTCAGGGAACCCAACTTCCTAAAGCAGGGGAAGAAACAAACAACTGCcagacattttgttgttgttgattgatGTTTTATTAAAATAACTGACATGCAGACAGATATAGATGTATATACATGCATACTTACACATGACACTCGTTCCGCCTCTCTCATGCAAACATCTACATGCATCTTTCACTCTGAAAGTGACTCACATCAAGAATCCTGCAGCTCATGTAAAGAATACACTGAATGATGTTATCAAAGTGTGTATGAGACAGTAGCTAATGGCCCCGTGCTGCACTCTCTGCCTGCAGTTGGATGAGGTCCAGGCTGCCAATGCCACCAGCTCTGAGGCCCTCACCACCTCCAAGGCAGAGATCTCTGCCTCCAGGAAAGAACTGCAGGCCCTCAGTCTGGAGCTGCAGAGTCTGGTCAATATGGTGAGTCGGGTctaacacactgtgtgtgtgtgtgtgtgtttgtgattacACCATTTCAATCTATTGTACCAATACCATCTCGTATGTGAATAGAACTTTTCACTGGCCTTAGAGAGATAACTATAGTCATAGTGAAACGAAAccatgtatgtacagtaccagtcaaaagttttgacacatctactcattaaagtgtttttctttatttttttaactattttctacattgtggaataatagtgaagacatcaaaactatgaaataacacatggaatcctgtagtaaccaagagagtgttaaacaaatcaaaatatttgcttagattttagattcttcaaagtagccatcctttgccttgatgacagctttgtacactcttggaattctctcaaccagcttcacctgaaaggCTTTTCCAACGGTCATgaatccaactcatcccaaaccatctcaactgggttgaggtcgggtgactgtggaggccaggtcatctgatgctgcGCTCCATCACGCTTCTTCTTGTTCAAATAGCACTTacccagcctggaggtgtgttgagtcattgtcctgttgaaaaacaaatgatagtcccactaagcgcaacccagatggtatggcgtatcgctgcaaaatgctgtggtagccatgctggttaagtgtgccttgaattctaaataaattactgacaatgtcaccagcaaagcacccccacaccatcacacctcctcctccatgcttcacggtgggaaccacacatgcggagatcatccgttcacctactctgcgtttcacaacgacatggcggttggaaccaaaaatctcatttttggactcatcagaccaaaggacaaattttcactggtctaatgtccattgctcatgttccttggcccaagcaagtgtcttcttcttattggtgtcctttagtagtggtttcagcAGCATtttgaccatgaatgcctgattcacgcagtctctgaacagttgctgttgaggaatgtctgttacttgaactctgtgaagcatttatttgggctgcaatttctgaggctgctaactctaatgaacttctgcagcagaggtaactctgggtcttcctttcctgtggcggtcctcacgagagccagtttcaccatagctcttgatggtttttgcaactgcacttgaataaactttcaaagttcttgacattttccagattgactgacatgTCATAAAATgatgaactgtcatttctctttgcttatttgagtggttcttgccataatatggatttggtcttttaacacccctaccttgtcacaacacaactgataggttcaaatgcattaagaaggaaaggaaatacttattaattgaaatacattccaggtgactacctcatgaagctggttgagagaatgcaatgagtgtgcaaagctggcatcaaggcaaagggtggatactttgtaTAATcttaaatattaaatatattttgatttgtttaacacttttttggttactacatgattccatatgtgttatttcatagttttgatgtcttcattattattctacaatgtagaaaatacacctgtaatgagtaggtgtgtccaaacttttgactggttctgtaagTCAGTGATGCTGTGACAGTGCTGTGATGCAGCTGATGAGTATCAGAGTTTGATATAAATCAGTGCTAACAGTCACACAGGAAGTGGTCGCTATGGTGTCTCGCATTGCCAAACTCCCCCACTGCTGAGCTTAGGCACAAACAGCAATACTGCTTTCCAGAAGACATCAGTGGTGTATCCATTCACTGCAGTTGTGTGCCTTCCAGTAGAAAGACAGGTGACTAAATGGGGTTTGCCAAGGCACCAACAGGATTGTTTTCTTTTTACCTCAAAATCAGTCTGCTGTTTTGTGTTTTACTTTAGAAATTTTAAGTGAGGTCCTGCTTATGGGAAATGGGTTACATTGACTGgcacttttattttgaaagatACACTTTTGATAACAGGGTGACTGACGGTGGTTATGTTGTCCCAGTTAAACAATGCCACATATGTTCTAACatgagctagctagttagttaacagattctcctcccttctctccgaAGAACATGTCCCTGGAGCTTAGCTTTGCCCAGTCCAGTGGGGGCGTGGCGGAGTACCAGAACCAGTTCAGGGGCATGGATGAGGCCATCGATGTGGCTAAGGTGGACCTGCACAAGCAAATCCTCAGCTACCAGGAGCTCCTGGACGTCCAGCTGGTCCTGGACGCTGAGATCACCACCTACCGGACACTTCTGAACTGGGATGACCTTAGGTTAGAGTGCTGATCTATGATCAGTTTTGCCTTATGATTGCGGGCTCAGAGCTCtcattcaattcaattgaatGAATACTTTATTTCCAATCGACACTGGTTAATAAGGATATGGATAGGACCTCATATTATCCACATCATCCACCAGTGTCAGTGAGGCAATAACCAGTTGGCTGTCCTTCTAGCTTCCCCGTCCAGTCCTAtggctcctcccctctctacatGTCCATCTCACCCGGCCCCTCCTCCCACATCAGGAGCCCCTCCTCCAAATCTGGAGTTCTGGCAGAGCTCACTACAGTGATGAAGAAAGAGTTTAGTTAAAGATCAAATAGTCAGTTCTGAGCAAATCGGTAAATGTCTTGCATCATTCAATATCATTGAAAAATTAAATAGTTACCTGTTTTGGACCTCTCTTTCAGGGTATTTGCAGAGAGTATGTCTTTCACAAAGACTTCCTACACTTACACTGGTGAGAAAACAGTATGAAGACCACCAGGCGTCTATAGTCTCTTTCAGGGAAGGACTGGGACCAAAAATTATTTCCCCCCCTTGAGAGCTCTACCTTTTGGCCCATTTTTCCCCCTAAAGGCCCACATTACTGGCCAAATAATGATCAttctgtaaaataaataaaaaatgtttgcagGCCCACTGGCTTAaagatggaccagcccatctggcatttgcccaaACTGCCATAATGCAGTCTGAGGATATGAGTAACTTAATGACTAGGTAAATCATAGATGTCACATATCCACACCATTGAAACCAGACAATAACTATTTAACCTTTCTTCTCTATGCATCACTGTGTTGAGTCATTCGTCTTAAGAAGAGTGACACTTTCTTGATAAATTCTATCTTGGATTAAAAAAAGCTAAACGTCATTAAAGACTGTTTGTACTTATTCATGTTCTCTAATTCTTGTTACAGTGACAGATGAGGTCATTGAGAGTAAGACCAAAGAAGAAGTGGTTACGGGCAAGTTTCTATAACCTTATCATTTGACCAGACAGAGCCAATGTGTTAGCAGACCAATGATACTGGACCGTGTGGTTTAGGAGGGTCATTCCAAGTGCCGTGAATCAGTCTCAAGCACTCAGATTATCTGTTGGAGTTGCCCTTATCCGCAGGGGACTTCACAAAGCATTCGTGCTGTCAGTATCACCATCAACCACATCATGTTATGTACATAGCATAGGCCTATTACTTAATAAATCAGTCCTTCTAAGTCTTAGACAGAATTTCAGAGATGTTGTTGGAACTAACACTGCCTTCTCTCTACTCTGAGACCACTACTAATGCATCTGATGCAGAGCCTGAGTCCTCGGTCAGACCTCACTATCACAGTGTGGTGACCCTATATGACCTTACATGACCTTTGCCCAATAAACTTTGCTTCATCATATCGGATTTCGTTGTGGTTATTATTGTATTGTAGTGAATCATAAGATGTTTGTATGAATGTCCATAGTGCAGACAACGTTTAGTTATGGATTTTCCTTCTGTGTATTCTGTGGGATTTTAGTAATTTATGCAAGAAGCGCAAGATCATTTGGGGACTGGGTTTGCCATATTTCAGGATCAGTGTGTGTTTTTGAGCATTGCGTGTGTGCGACAGAGAGGTCTGTCTTTGTCCTGCACAGGTGTTAAAGCACCTACCATGCacatcagagctacagtaatgcTGCTTTGCCATGTGTGTCAATTGGTACTGATGTCACCACCAACACCTCTCCGTCTGTCACTTTCTTCAAGAGTGTGTTCTCATAGGCACCCTAATGTACCCTTAACCCGGCTAACAGGCCATGGTTGTTTCACTTCACCTCTTTGTGGTCCAAACCGAGAAACGCAACCTGAAAATGACAGAAGAAGAGACTGGTAtctactctcaacctctctcatCTCTGGGTCCTCAGTCTTGGACGGAAACTGCTAAATCAGCTTGGGTAGCGAAACCTCTGAGGATGGCACAATGGCTTGCTCTGATCTCTGTTGTACTCAGTGCCTAAAGATGGTTCGAAACTCAGAAGGTTAGAGAAGACTCTTCCTTACACCTGCTCACAGGAAACACACAACCATGCAGGCTTCCCTCTCCCTTTATGTCTCTATCATAACATAGTCACTTTGGAAACTCATAAAGTTGATATCAAGACAATATCAACAAAAAaatctacatatatatatatatatatatatattaaagacAATATCAATTTTTGTCAAACTTGCTGGAACCTGGAACGCAAGCCGATAAAAACACAATTATATATTAAAATGAATTCAATCAAAACTATCAATACCGATTGTTCATTTTAATTTATCCGTGTTGTAAACAAGTCCAGGAATGCAAGGTACTTTTGATTCAGTGATTTTTGGGGATAATAAATGTGGTTTACTTTGCTTACATTTCATTTAACTTCTCCTTGCCCTGCACAATGTCTGCTCATAGTAGTTGCACTTCCTTTTCTACAGAGTCTGCTTCTTCCCCACAATAGTAAAACATGAGTGTTTCTCCGATGTAGTTTCATATGGGGAACACCTGACCAGATCATTGTGAGTCCTGTGACATACAGATCCTTTGTCTTGTCTTAGAAAACCCTCTACACCGTGCAAATGTGTGTTCACTGTGATAATGCTGTCACAACAGCCCACCATGAACCTCCCTTCCCCATACTGGTGTTATCTTACACCTACTACCAAGGTTCTCCATTTCACTTCTCCCAGGCACTAAGTGCTTAACTTAGAATACGGTGTTGTGTAAAATGTGGCGTGACATGAAGGTCGATGACGTGTTTTTGAAGGGATGAATGGGAGAATTGTAACAGCAGAAAGAGACAATAGACGTGAGACCCAATGTGTAGAGCAGATATGACTAATAACGCCTGCATGCAATGCTATTCGTTTCTGTCTAAGTTGGTGTCTCGTAGAACAAATGCAAGTAATCACTAGCATGCCGACAGACATGAGTGCCAGGGAGGTTCCCTAAAATGAAACGCAGTATCTCAATGTAATACTCTGtagccagtggaggctgctgaggggagcacagctcatggtaatggctggaatggagtcaatggaatggtatcaaccacatctTTGAATCCATTCcactgactccattccagccattattatgagccgtcctcccctcagcagcctccacagcAGCCTCCATTGTAGTTCAGGCAAAACCATAAAAGCTGGTGACGATGAGACGTGTAGCAATATTCGTCAAGGGCTTGAGGAAAGCATTGTTATCTAGTTGGCTCGTAGCACTCATCACAGACGGGGTACGTTCTTGTAACATTGTCTTTGTTATCAACTTTTTAGTGAGTTTAATGTGGGATGTTCTTTCATAGTACTGGAAAGTACTATGTAAACATTTGACGGTGATAAATTATGACATGATCAAGTTCTGAAGTGTATGtatgcagtaaaaaaaaatatatcacaTTAGGTTATTTGGGGACTAAactataaaaaaatgttttccttCTTCTGACAGGCAAAATGGAGTCACCATCATTCACAATATTTCCAACGTCTGAAACAGTAAGTATTATCTCAATCTAATTGCTTGTATTTACAACTATAAAGCCATGCTATAAAATGAGTTAGAGAGCAACATCAAATCAGCAGAGAATGGATTCAATCCAAATGTGTTTAATTGTAGCCAAGAGTATCTAGTGCAGAGATCTCCAACAGCCTGCCCATGAGTAGCTCGCCAAACAATTCTTAAGGTACCTGCAATTTAGAAGTGTTCCACCTCAAACGGTCATTAAATCTCACACCTATCAGACACCAAAAGCTCCCAGTTACGCTACTATCTAATCAACACAACCTTGACATTATCCTACCCCAtggttagccactattggcttaaaaagcCAAACCTAACACAATATCTGCCAATTCATTTCCAGGAATATTCCAGGAATATTACACGCAGAGTGTTTGTCAACACTCTGCGTGTAACCATGTGATTAACTTCTTGTGGGTTGACTGAAATTGTTTCACCAAAACCGTCACAATTAAAATGTCAACTGCAAAGTAGGCTTAGCTGGCAGAAGTGTATCAGGAGTAAGTATGTCACGTGTATCTATTATTTGCTAACTCTGCCAtgaaatgagcagcagcagtacagaACCATCACTAGACCGGCACATTCTTCACTGGCTAGATGCACAATTAGAGGagaattcaacaacaacaaaaaatctaaatCTGTTAGTTTTCTTCCAgatcaaaaacaaaaaaaagtattcTGCTGTGATTTAACCATtgacatggactcagaacatccAATTGTGTTGTTTCTATATGAACAATTGTAATTGAGagtgaaaaacaaacaaatcTAAACCAGAAAATAACATAATATATAAAACAGAATTTGAGGGGACCCTTTTATAGGGTCCCCTAGAGTTGTTTATTAACTATTACTTTACCAGGTATATTGGCAGaaaacagtgcactactttctcttctACAGTAGGATGTGGGGAAGAGTTTTAggggagaagagaaagacgtGCCTATTTGAAAGCTAGAAAAAATTAGTTGCACGTGACCAGTTTCataattttttttctttaagtagCTCTCATGTCAGAAAAGGCCGGAGACCCCTGATCTAGTGTTTGTCTTTTTGAACTCCCATACAAAGACCACATAAAGTTTCACATCAACATTAATGTGGTCGGAGAGGAACAGCATTTTATTTTCAACTCACCACTTTTAGTAGCCAAGATTCAGATCAGGATTTGGATCAGACTGGAAGGGTTGTTTATGATGTTTGTAGCAACGTTTTTGTAGTCTGTGTTCGTGCAAGTGTACAACAACTCTtgtagcaaacatttctaacacACACGCAAACATCAGCATCAAATATCTACGGTGCGCACAAAAGAACTGGCCCCCCCCCCATATTTATCTCCTTCGTAGATCTGTGTCGGAGGCGACAACAAGTGTTGTTGACGTGCATCGTGAACCTGAGCCCCTATCTGTAGCCCCCCTGGAGCGTTAAGCCACCCCATCTCACACAGAAGGAAGTGGTGCAGCGGTGTGGTTTCTCCTgttgagagacagtgagacacaaCACCTGCTTCTGAGAGCAACCACAGCAGCATTGGCTTTAGGCAGAACGTCACTACCACCAGGTCTTGATGTCACCGTGCTGTGCTCCGCTAAACGCActatgttatgaaacactgtagtgTAGGCAGACGGTTTAAGGGAACAGGCAGCTAGCTAGTCAACCATTGCAGACAGGAAGTCATGAAACAAAAATGCTCAAACTACATTTAAATCTGTTGGTCTTAAACCGTTATGAAAGACACCGTGACAAAATAAATGATTAAGGACACCTGTTGCACAAATTCAAAGTAAAAGTCTCAGAATGCTTGTTTGTATTACAGGGATCTGGAGATTACACAGAGGACTATGAGGGAGGCTATACTGAGACCCCAGGGGGAATGTGTGATAAGTCCTGGGTGAGGGAGTTCCGGGGTCTCTACGAACCCCCTCTGTTCTGGCTCATCTTCTCCCTGGGCGCCGTGGGCAACCTGATGGTGGTCTTCATCTTTACCATGGTACGCCACCGCCTCAAGACTATGACAGATGTGTACCTACTCAACCTGGCTGTGGCTGATCTCCTCTTCCTGGGTACACTGCCCTTCTGGGCTGCTGATGCCACCAGGGGCTGGGTGTTTGGCCTGGGCCTCTGTAAGATCCTCTCGGCCGTCTACAAAATCAACTTCTTCAGCAGCATGCTGTTGCTCACCTGTATCAGTGTGGACCGCTATGTGGCAATCGTCCAGGTCACCAAGGCTCACAACCTGAAGAACAAGAGGCTGTTTGTCAGCAAGCTGGTCTGCCTGGCTGTCTGGATCATCTCAGGCCTCCTGGCTCTGCCCGAGTTCATTTTCGCCCAGGTGAAGCCTGACCACAGGGGCAATTCCTTCTGTGTCCTGGTCTACCCCAACAACCTCTTCAACCGCACCAAGATCCTGGTGCTGGCTCTGCAGGTCTGTGTGGGCTTCTGCCTGCCTCTGCTGGTCATGGTTCTATGCTACTCGGTCATCATTCGCACCCTGCTGCAGGCCAAAAGCTTTGAGAAGCACAAGGCACTGAGAGTCATCTTCGCCGTGGTGGCTGTGTTTGTCCTCTCCCAGCTACCGTACAACGGGCTACTCGTGGTTGATGCCACGCAGGCCGCC encodes the following:
- the LOC109899442 gene encoding C-C chemokine receptor type 9, producing MESPSFTIFPTSETGSGDYTEDYEGGYTETPGGMCDKSWVREFRGLYEPPLFWLIFSLGAVGNLMVVFIFTMVRHRLKTMTDVYLLNLAVADLLFLGTLPFWAADATRGWVFGLGLCKILSAVYKINFFSSMLLLTCISVDRYVAIVQVTKAHNLKNKRLFVSKLVCLAVWIISGLLALPEFIFAQVKPDHRGNSFCVLVYPNNLFNRTKILVLALQVCVGFCLPLLVMVLCYSVIIRTLLQAKSFEKHKALRVIFAVVAVFVLSQLPYNGLLVVDATQAANTTIKDCAISGHFDVAGQIAKSLAYTHACINPFLYVFIGVRFRKDLLRLLRQYTCGLNQRGLNKMQAVPKRPSVMSDTETTPALSL